The region AGACCTGTGTATTCTTACAGGTTATCTATTGTACATTTTTGGTCTTTAATCTTTATTTATATTTGGGCAGGTCCTCATCATTTATTATATACGGCATTGCCAAATTGGGCTCAAAATTTAGGAGTTGCATTCTCTGTGATGTTAATAGCTCCTTCTTGGGGAGGAATGATTAATGGTTTATTAACGTTAAGAGGAGCTTGGGATAAAGTAAGAACAGATCCTGTTTTAAAATTTATGGTGGTTGCAATTACCGGTTATGGTATGGCAACTTTTGAAGGCCCAATGTTATCACTTAAAAATGTAAATGCGATTGCACATTTTAGTGATTGGATTATTGCACACGTTCATGTGGGTGCATTAGCTTGGAATGGTTTCTTTACTTTTGGTATGTTGTATTGGTTAATACCAAGAATGTTTAAAACAAAATTATATTCTGTAGCATTAGCAAACTTCCATTTTTGGATAGGAACCTTAGGAATCATATTATATACATTACCAATGTATGTTGCAGGTTTTGTGCAAGCTTCTATGTGGAAACAATTTAATCCTGACGGAACTTTAACATATGGTAACTTTTTAGAAACCGTAAATGAGATCATTCCAATGTATTGGATGCGAGCCATTGGTGGAACAATGTTTATTATTGGTGCCATTGTTATGTTGTATAACGTTGTAAAAACAGTAAAAGCTGGAAGTGGCGTAGAAGATGAATTGGCAGAAGCTGCTGCTTTAACGAAAGTTTCTAAACATAGAACGCAAGGAGAAGGATATCATACTTGGTTGGAAAGAAAACCAATTAAATTAACAATTTATGCAACGATTGCAATTCTAATTGGAGGTGCTGTTCAGATTATTCCAACCTTATTAGTGAAATCGAATATTCCTACCATTAGTAGTGTAAAACCCTATACTCCTTTAGAATTAGAAGGTAGAGATTTATATATCAGAGAAGGCTGTGTAGGTTGTCACTCTCAAATGGTAAGACCTTTTAGAAGTGAAGTAGAGCGTTACGGGGAATATTCTAAAGCAGGAGAATTTGTATATGACCATCCATTTTTATGGGGATCTAAACGTACGGGACCAGATTTACATAGAGTAGGTCAAAAATATTCTGATAGCTGGCACTTAAATCATATGTATGATCCTCAAAGTACATCACCAGGTTCTATTATGCCTTCTTACAAATGGTTGATAAGCAATAAATTAGATAAATCAGATACGGAATCTAAAATGAGTGCCATGGTTACTTTGGGAGTTCCTTATTCTGAAGACGAAATAGCTAATGCACAAGCTTCTATGGATACACAAGGAAAACAAATTGAAGAGAATTTGTACCAAGATCCAGATTTCGCAAAAAACTATGAAGCTGATAAGAAGTTTGCCTCTGAAAATGGAAATGATTTCATAGCGATGAAAGATCGAGAAATTGTAGCGATCATTGCTTACATTCAACGATTAGGCACAGACATTAAAGTAAAAGACGAACAGAAAATTTCTAAAAAATAAACATCATGTTAAAATTTGTAAAAGGTCACATGGAGAGTATTACCGGAATAGAAATATATCCCCTAATATCACTTATAATATTCTTTACTTTTTTTGTAGCGCTATTTTGGTGGGTGTTTACATCAAAAAAAGAGTACATAAATAAAGTTAGTAATATACCATTAGACCATTAAAAATTTATTGAAATGAAAAAATATATACAATCCACAGTTTATGTACTATTTGTATTAGTTACATTTTTTGCACTTATAAAGTCTTTTATGACGTATAAAAATCCGCTTAATTTTTATGAAAATCCCTTAGTTTGGTTTTCTATTATCGGTTTTGTAGCAGTAATTATTTTAAAGGAAGTTGTTAATTTTATAGCGACTGAAAAAGCGAAAGAATTACAGAACGAAAAAGACGGAATTATACCAGAAGTTCCTAAAGATTGGTTGAAAGAATTATTGAAATCTTGGACTAAATCTAAAGCCATAGAAGAGGAGCAAGAAATTATCTTAGATCATAATTACGATGGAATTAAAGAATTAGATAATTCACTACCGCCTTGGTGGGTGTACATGTTTTACGCAACCATTGTATTTGCTGTTGTTTATCTGGTAAGATTTCAAGTGATGGATGGTGATACACCCGCTATGGAATATGAGAAAGCGGTTGCACAAGCAAGACTAGAAATTAATAAATTTAAATCTACTGCGCCCGATTTAATCACAGCAGAAAATGTAATATTATTAACAGATGCTTCAGATTTAAAAAGAGGTAGAGCAATTTTTAATATAAATTGTGCTTCTTGTCATTTAAGTGATGGAGGTGGTTCTATAGGGCCAAATTTAACAGACGAATATTGGATTTTAGGAGGGGGAATTAAAAATGTATTTACAACAATTTCTAACGGTGGTAGAAGTGGAAAAGGAATGATTGCTTGGAATAAAACATTAAAACCAGCAGATATGGCAAAAGTTTCTAGTTATGTACTTTCTATGCAAGGAACCACGCCAGCTCAAGCAAAAGAGCCTCAAGGAGAAAAATGGGTAGAAGAAGCTGAACAGCAAGAAGTGCCAGAGGCTATTTCTGAAGAGCTTAATGAATAGAGATTTTTTTAATTGTAGTCTTAAAGTAGGTAGTGATAAATAGTTAGAGGTAAGTTAAAATGGAAAAACCAGATAAAGAACAATTTAGAGATAGTATTGGTACTATAAATAAAGAAGGAAAGCGTTCTTGGGTATTTCCTAAAAAACCAAGCGGGAAATTCTATAAATATAGAAGTTACGTAAGTTATTTTTTACTTATTTTTTTATTGTCTGCACCGTTTATTAAAATTAACGGAAATCAGTTTTTACTATTTAATGTTTTAGAACGAAAATTTAATATTTTCAGTTTTCCTTTTTGGCCACAAGATTTTCATTTATTGGTCATTTCGATGATTACAGGTGTTGTTTTTGTGATTCTATTTACCGTTGTTTTTGGTCGTATTTTCTGCGGATGGATTTGTCCGCAAACCATATTTATGGAAATGGTTTTTAGAAAAGTAGAATATTGGATTGATGGAGATAGAGGAAAACAGATACGATTAAATAAGCAACCTTGGAATGCAGAAAAAATTAAGAAAAGACTTTTAAAATGGTTTATTTTCTTTATCATTTCTTTTATCATCGCGAATGTTTTTTTAGCGTATTTAATTGGTGGCGATACGGTAATAAGTTACATCACAGGAAATCCTTTTGATACTATTAGAACACTTATTTCTTTAATTATATTTACGTGTGTTTTCTATTTTATATTTGCTTGGTTTAGAGAGCAGGTTTGTATTATAGCTTGTCCTTATGGTAGATTACAAGGCGTTTTGCTAGACAACAAAACAATTAATGTTGCCTATGATTTTAAACGAGGAGAAAGAGAAGAAGGGCGTTCTAAATTTAAAAAGAATGAAGATAGAGAAGCTTTAGGAAAAGGAGATTGTATTGATTGCAAACAATGTGTTGTAGTTTGCCCCACAGGGATCGATATTAGAAACGGAACCCAATTAGAGTGTATAAATTGCACTGCTTGTATCGATGAGTGTGATCATATTATGGAAAGTGTTAACTTACCAAAAGGATTAATTAGATACGCAAGCGAAGATAATATTGTAAAAAAGCAACCTTTTAAATTTAATGCTAGAATAAAAGGATATTCGGCAGTATTACTTATTTTAATAGGTATTTTATTAGGAATGTTGTTTCTAAGAAATGAAGTTGAAGCGAATATTTTAAGATTACCAGGGCAATTATATCAGCAAAAAGAAAACAATATTATCAGTAACGTTTATACGTATAAAGTAATTAACAAAACAACCAAAGACATTACAGATGTAAGTTATAAAATATTGTCTCATAAAGGTGAAATTAAATTGGTTTCAAATCATAATTTTATAATACCAAAACAAGGTTTAGCTGAAGGAACCTTATTTATAGAGCTCAATGTCTCCGCATTAAAAAGTGATAAAGATAAAATAGAAATTGGTGTTTATAGTGGCGATAAATTAATTGAAACTACCATAACCAACTTTTTAGGTCCAAGAAGTTATAAATAAGTAGGTAGTTATCAAATTAGAAGTTTTGGAAATAGTTTAAATAATGATTAGGAATTAGTAACGATTGAATTTATAGAATTATTAAGGAATCGATTATTTATAGAAATTGACAATACGTAATTAGAAAGCTACGTTAATTACCAAAACAAGTTTGATATATACGTATTGACAAAAAATAAAATAAAATAAAAAATGAAAATTAGCTGGGGAACAGGAATCGTAATTACCATTATTAGCTTTATGGCTTTTATCCTATATTTTGTAATTACAATGAGTACAGGTAAAGCTTATACTCATGATTTGGTCACAGAAGAATACTATAAACAAGAATTAAAATTTCAAGATGAAATTGATGCTAGTCAGAATTTGACGAATTTAAAAGAAGAATTAACCATTACAAAATCAAAAGAAGGGCTACTCGTTAAATTTCCTAGTAAATTTAACGAAGAAAAAATACAAGGAAAAGTGTTCCTATATAGACCATCTAATAAACAATTAGATTTTGAGATTCCTATTTCAATTTCTAAAACATATTTGCTCGTGCCTGAGAAACGTTTATTAGATGGTCGTTGGAACATTAAAATAGCTTGGACTACCAATAATACAAACTATTTATTTAAAAAAGAAATTTTATATTAATGTTTTTATCTGCAATATTATTTGGGTTGTTGGGTAGTTTTCATTGCATCGGCATGTGCGGCCCCATAGCATTTATGTTGCCCATTGACCGACAACACAATATGAAAGCATTCTTTCAAATTTTAAGTTATCATGCCGGTAGATTATTTACATATAGTCTCATTGGACTCCTTTTTGGTTTCTTAGGAAGAGGATTTTATTTCTTTGGGTTTCAGCAACAACTTTCTATAATTGTAGGAGTTCTTATGATTGTTGCTATTTTATTTCCAAAACTTTTACAAAAACTATCTTTATCAAAAAAAGTGAGTACAATCATTTTAAAAATAAAAAACTCTTTAGGTAAAGAACTTAAAAAAAAGGGAAATGATACTTTTTTTACAATCGGTTTTTTAAACGGATTTTTACCTTGTGGATTGGTGTATATGGCCATTTTTGGTGCAATTGCAACCACCAATGCTTTTTCAGGAAGTTTGTATATGTTTTTATTTGGTTTAGGGACCATTCCGCTAATGACCGCTTTTGTCTATCTAGGAAATTTTACCAAGGGTAATTTTAGAAAAAACATTCAAAAAGTAATTCCTATTATGGTCATTTTTATAGGCGTTTTATTCATCATCAGAGGTTTAGGATTGGGGATTCCTTATATTTCGCCAATAGATCCTAACTTAACATCTTTGGTGAACGCAAATAGTATTTGTCATTAATCATATAAATGAAGTTTTTTTGAATCTTCTAATATTTGTCATGAAATTTTGGTATATCTAAAGTTTTAGCAAAAACTCACCTATATTTTTATGAATTTTATCGATATAAAAGTTACTGTTCGCAATTAATTTTTTAGTTATCTTAAATTTATTCTATCTTTATGCATTGACATAAAATAAAGTTCATTTTAAAAATTTACTGAAGCTCTGTCTCGAGTGATTTTTAGAGATATGTATTTTCTTTTTCTATGAGGAAACAAATTGATAAAAGTCATCATTAAAGATTGATATTACATCATTTTGTAAACTTTATAAAAATTTAAAAACAGTTTTTACACCAGATATTCTAAATATTTTTTAAGAAGTTTGTTTGTAAATAGTCAAAAAGTGAGGATTTCATTTTTTAGAAATTTAAATTGATTGAACTCACGTTAATTTTTTGATTGAACGAGTTGCAATAAATTCAAACAAAAAGATAAGGAGTACTATGAAAAGTATGGCAGCAAAGGAGTTTTTTAAATTATATCCATAGTTGAAAAATTTTTATAGGAGGTAAATTTTAGACAAGTGGTTATTATGTTTATACAGTTGGTCAATTTTGCATATGAAACAATTATCAAAAAAATATCTTTAAATCAAGGCAAATAAGCATATGAAAAGTTACAAAAAGATAAACGCTGATTCTTTAGATATTCCGGTAGCGATGCCTCGAGGTAGTTCGCTCGCAAGGAGGAAAGTAAGCATCTTATTTATTGAAAATGATGAACAAGAAATAGCTAAAGTAAAAAAAACAATTTCTAAAGAAAAGGATCGTTTTAACTTAATATCAGTTGCGAATACTACTGAGGCATTATCCTCTTTAGAAAGTAATTTACCAAATATTATTTTGTTAGATATCAACATACCAAATTTAAACGGAATTGAATTTTTAACAAGTTTAAAGAAGCATGAGATTTTTAAATCTATTCCGATAGTTATTTTAACATCTATAAGTACAAATATTAAATCTTGCTATAAGCTTGGTATTGCTGGCTATCTCTTAAAACCTTTGAAAGAAGAAGATTATGAAATAAAAATAAACTCCTTATTAGAATATTGGAGTCTTAATGAATTTATTATCTCTTAAAATTTGAGCGCCCCAAATAAAATAGAAATTTTAGAAAGAGCTTTAGAACGCCAAAAAAAGGCTAGAAAAGAAGCGGAACAAATTCTTGAAGAGAAATCTCTAGCACTTTATAAAACTTCGCAAGAGCTGCAAAAAGTTAATGAAAAATTAGAAAATCTTTTAGACGAAAAAACTGTACAATTAAGAGGTATTTTTAAAAATATTAATGATGCCTATATTGTTATGGATATTGATGGTTCAGTCCTAAAAATGAACGACAATGCTATAGAGTTATTTGGATATAATCATCAAAATGAAATGATTAATATCATAAACTTGGTCTATCGAGAAGATTTAGCATATGCCATGAATTCCTTTTCAGAATTAATAGAAAAAGGCTATTTCTCAAATTATACAGCTAGAGTAGTCGCAAAAAATAAAGAAATAAAATGGGTAAATATTAATGCTAGTGTTGTTTATGATAAAAAGAACAAACCCATAGCTGCGCAAGGAATTGTGCGAGACATTACAATTCAACGAGAAAAAAGATTAATTCTCGATATGATTAATAACATCTTAAAAGCTATTTTAGGGAAAGAAAATTTGTTTGAAATAGCTTGGCAAATATCAAGTAATATCGCTGAATATTTAGGTACAAATGATTGTGTTATTTATTTGGTTAAGGATAAAACAAAATATTTAGAGCAAATAGCAGCTTATAAAAAAAGAATATCTCAAGAGAATCAAGTTTTAAATAAGGTATTAATACCATTTGGTAAAGGGATTGTGGGGTCTGTTGCACAAACAGGTATTTCCGAAATTATTTCAGATACAAGCAAAGATGATCGATATATTTTAGATGGTGAAACAAGATTATCAGAAATAGCGGTGCCCATCATTAACGATGGTAAAGTAATTGGAGTTATAGATGCAGAGCATAGAAATGATAATTACTTCGTAAAAGAACAGTTACATACTATTGAAAGTATTGCAAATTTGGTTTCACTAAAATTACAAAGTGCCATTAATTTAAGAGAAAGAAAAAAAGTTGAAAATAGAAACACACAACTTTTAAAAAAATTAGCAAAAAGTAACGAAGAGCTTGAAGAATACGCATATATCGTTTCTCATGATTTAAAATCGCCTTTAAGAAGTATTTCGGCTTTAAATAGTTGGATTCAAGCTGATAATGAAGGTAAGTTTGATGAGTTTAGTTTACAAAATTTTCGAGATATTGATGCTACTTTACAAACTATGGAAGATTTAATTTCTAATATTTTAAAGTATTCTAGTATCAACACAAAAGATGAAATAAATGAGGATGTAGATTTACATAAATTAGTAGAAGATTTAAAAACAGTATTATTCGTTCCCAAACATATATCCATTCATATTTTAAATAAATTACCAGTTTTTAAAGGAGATAAAACTAAATTTCAACAATTATTTCAAAACTTAATTAGCAATGCTGTTAAATTTATCGATAAAGAAAAAGGTTTTGTAAACATAAATGTAACAGAAGACGCTTCTTATTATACTTTTTCTATTGAGGATAATGGGATAGGAATCGATAAAAAACATTTTGATAAAGTGTTTAAAATATTTCAATCTTTGAATATTTCAAAAGATTCAAGTGGCATAGGTTTGTCAATTGTTAAAAAAATTGTAGATATTTACAATGGAGAAATTTGGTTAACATCAGAAATAAATAAAGGAACCACATTTTATTTTACCTTAAGGAAATAGTTATGGAGCATCCTAATATTGAGTATATTAACAAGCTAGCTAGAGGAGATGAAGCCATCCGTAAAATGCTCATAGATGTTGTTAAAAGTGAGTTTCCGGAAGAGAAAAAAGAGTACTTACAGAGTTTTAGCAATAGAGACTTTAAAAAAATAGAAGAAAATGTTCATAAACTAAAGCATAAAATCAGTATTTTAGGACTCGAAAAAAGTTATGACTTGGCAAAAATATACGAGCATAATTTAAGAGAGAAAAGTATTGTTGGGTCTAAAGATTTTGAAAAGACTTTAGGGACCATCACTAAATTTATAGAAACACTATAAGGCTATGAAGTGTATTATTGTTGATGATGAGAAAATGGCAAGAGTAATTATAAATACTCTTTGCAAAGAATTTAAACATTTAGAAATTTTAAGTGAATTTTCTAATGCCATACAAGCACTTAAATTTTTGAATGAAAATGAAGTCGATTTAATTTTCTTAGATATTCATATGCCCGATTTTAATGGTTTAGATTTTATAAAATCCATAAAAAATCCGCCTAAAATAATATTAACAACTTCAGACCCACAATTTGCAATAAAAGCTTTTGAATATGATTTTATTATCGATTATTTGTTGAAGCCAATTGAATTATCTCGTTTTGAAAAAGCAATTGCCAAGGCAAAAATTAAAAAAGTCGAAACAACTCCTTCTGCTAAAAAATCAAATAATATTTCGAATGACTTTTATATCAATATCGACAGGCGTTTAATTAAAATAGATTTACCAAGTATCTATTTAATAGAGGCAAAAGGAGATTACATACAAATTAAAACTGACGATAAAAATTATACTGTACATTCTACACTTAAAAAAATAGAAGAGAAACTGCCTCATTCTTTATTCTTAAAAATACATCGGTCCTATATTATCAATATCAAAAAAATTATTGATATCGAAGATAATAGCGTACTGATTAAAAAAGACGTAATTCCTGTGAGTAGGTCTAAAAGACCAGAATTAATGAAGCGTTTAGATTTACTATAAAACTTTCATCTAAACTTAATTTCATTTCATCGACACTAATTTTGTGAGTAACGAAAACTAATCGATTTTAAACAGATTAATAATAAATTCGTGATATCAAAACCATATATCATGAAAAAATTATATATAATCTTATTATCTACAGCCCTTACTTCCTTACAAGCTCAAAATTTCAAAGATTCAAGTGAAATAGATGCTTTCGATGTTTCTTCCTTTTCAGACAACCATTCAACGACGAATTTTATAGCATCTTCAAAAGTAATAGATAAATTCTAAGTATATTCTTTTTTAAAGGATCATTGCATTTCCCAATTCTAACAAAAATGTAAGGTTTGATAAAAATTTACAAATCACAAAATAGTAGCATTAATTTTATAATTAATTTTGGAATGAACTTAGGAATTATCATAGTATTCAATAATGATGCACATATTATAAACGTAGATTACATTGTTAAAATTTTAAATGCAAATAATTTTAAAATATGTCTTGTTAACAATGCAAGCAAAGACAATACTAGTAGCATATTAAATAGAATTAAGTTTGAATCAAATACGAATTCAGATGTTTTTGTGTTGGATAATAAACAAGATAGGGGCTTAAAATACGCTGTAAAAGCGGGTGCTAGATTTTTATTAAACGAAACAGAATTTAATTCTATTATTTATTTAGAATCAAATATTTTGATGTATTTAAAAAATATGGCAGACTATTTTTTTCAATTAACTACACAAAAAGAAAAGTATAAAGCATGTCCAACTAGGTCAGATAGAAATGTGTTGAAAGATGTTTTTCCGTTAGCAGAACTTTTAAAAATGAACAATCGTTTTAATTGATCACATCTTTCTTAATACGGAAACAATTCTCCTTACCTAAAAATTTAGGATTACCAAGATCTTCAGACCAAAAGCCCTCTAAAATATCTTTTGTTAGGCATTTATAAACAACAAC is a window of Polaribacter litorisediminis DNA encoding:
- a CDS encoding cbb3-type cytochrome c oxidase N-terminal domain-containing protein, which translates into the protein MKKYIQSTVYVLFVLVTFFALIKSFMTYKNPLNFYENPLVWFSIIGFVAVIILKEVVNFIATEKAKELQNEKDGIIPEVPKDWLKELLKSWTKSKAIEEEQEIILDHNYDGIKELDNSLPPWWVYMFYATIVFAVVYLVRFQVMDGDTPAMEYEKAVAQARLEINKFKSTAPDLITAENVILLTDASDLKRGRAIFNINCASCHLSDGGGSIGPNLTDEYWILGGGIKNVFTTISNGGRSGKGMIAWNKTLKPADMAKVSSYVLSMQGTTPAQAKEPQGEKWVEEAEQQEVPEAISEELNE
- the ccoG gene encoding cytochrome c oxidase accessory protein CcoG codes for the protein MEKPDKEQFRDSIGTINKEGKRSWVFPKKPSGKFYKYRSYVSYFLLIFLLSAPFIKINGNQFLLFNVLERKFNIFSFPFWPQDFHLLVISMITGVVFVILFTVVFGRIFCGWICPQTIFMEMVFRKVEYWIDGDRGKQIRLNKQPWNAEKIKKRLLKWFIFFIISFIIANVFLAYLIGGDTVISYITGNPFDTIRTLISLIIFTCVFYFIFAWFREQVCIIACPYGRLQGVLLDNKTINVAYDFKRGEREEGRSKFKKNEDREALGKGDCIDCKQCVVVCPTGIDIRNGTQLECINCTACIDECDHIMESVNLPKGLIRYASEDNIVKKQPFKFNARIKGYSAVLLILIGILLGMLFLRNEVEANILRLPGQLYQQKENNIISNVYTYKVINKTTKDITDVSYKILSHKGEIKLVSNHNFIIPKQGLAEGTLFIELNVSALKSDKDKIEIGVYSGDKLIETTITNFLGPRSYK
- the ccoN gene encoding cytochrome-c oxidase, cbb3-type subunit I; amino-acid sequence: MEMQQFYYDNKIVKKFIYATLLWGIVGFSVGLLLAFMFLFPNVTDGISWLSFGRLRPLHTNAVIFAFVGNAIFAGVYYSLQRLLKARMASNFLSNFNFWGWQLIIVAAAITLPLGYSSSKEYAELEWPIDIAIALVWVAFGVNMIWTILQRRQRHLYVAIWFYLATFVTVAVLHIFNSLALPVSFFKSYSVYAGVQDALVQWWYGHNAVAFFLTTPFLGLMYYFVPKAANRPVYSYRLSIVHFWSLIFIYIWAGPHHLLYTALPNWAQNLGVAFSVMLIAPSWGGMINGLLTLRGAWDKVRTDPVLKFMVVAITGYGMATFEGPMLSLKNVNAIAHFSDWIIAHVHVGALAWNGFFTFGMLYWLIPRMFKTKLYSVALANFHFWIGTLGIILYTLPMYVAGFVQASMWKQFNPDGTLTYGNFLETVNEIIPMYWMRAIGGTMFIIGAIVMLYNVVKTVKAGSGVEDELAEAAALTKVSKHRTQGEGYHTWLERKPIKLTIYATIAILIGGAVQIIPTLLVKSNIPTISSVKPYTPLELEGRDLYIREGCVGCHSQMVRPFRSEVERYGEYSKAGEFVYDHPFLWGSKRTGPDLHRVGQKYSDSWHLNHMYDPQSTSPGSIMPSYKWLISNKLDKSDTESKMSAMVTLGVPYSEDEIANAQASMDTQGKQIEENLYQDPDFAKNYEADKKFASENGNDFIAMKDREIVAIIAYIQRLGTDIKVKDEQKISKK
- a CDS encoding sulfite exporter TauE/SafE family protein, producing MFLSAILFGLLGSFHCIGMCGPIAFMLPIDRQHNMKAFFQILSYHAGRLFTYSLIGLLFGFLGRGFYFFGFQQQLSIIVGVLMIVAILFPKLLQKLSLSKKVSTIILKIKNSLGKELKKKGNDTFFTIGFLNGFLPCGLVYMAIFGAIATTNAFSGSLYMFLFGLGTIPLMTAFVYLGNFTKGNFRKNIQKVIPIMVIFIGVLFIIRGLGLGIPYISPIDPNLTSLVNANSICH
- a CDS encoding glycosyltransferase, producing MNLGIIIVFNNDAHIINVDYIVKILNANNFKICLVNNASKDNTSSILNRIKFESNTNSDVFVLDNKQDRGLKYAVKAGARFLLNETEFNSIIYLESNILMYLKNMADYFFQLTTQKEKYKACPTRSDRNVLKDVFPLAELLKMNNRFN
- a CDS encoding FixH family protein, producing the protein MKISWGTGIVITIISFMAFILYFVITMSTGKAYTHDLVTEEYYKQELKFQDEIDASQNLTNLKEELTITKSKEGLLVKFPSKFNEEKIQGKVFLYRPSNKQLDFEIPISISKTYLLVPEKRLLDGRWNIKIAWTTNNTNYLFKKEILY
- a CDS encoding LytR/AlgR family response regulator transcription factor gives rise to the protein MKCIIVDDEKMARVIINTLCKEFKHLEILSEFSNAIQALKFLNENEVDLIFLDIHMPDFNGLDFIKSIKNPPKIILTTSDPQFAIKAFEYDFIIDYLLKPIELSRFEKAIAKAKIKKVETTPSAKKSNNISNDFYINIDRRLIKIDLPSIYLIEAKGDYIQIKTDDKNYTVHSTLKKIEEKLPHSLFLKIHRSYIINIKKIIDIEDNSVLIKKDVIPVSRSKRPELMKRLDLL
- a CDS encoding CcoQ/FixQ family Cbb3-type cytochrome c oxidase assembly chaperone, with protein sequence MLKFVKGHMESITGIEIYPLISLIIFFTFFVALFWWVFTSKKEYINKVSNIPLDH
- a CDS encoding Hpt domain-containing protein; protein product: MEHPNIEYINKLARGDEAIRKMLIDVVKSEFPEEKKEYLQSFSNRDFKKIEENVHKLKHKISILGLEKSYDLAKIYEHNLREKSIVGSKDFEKTLGTITKFIETL
- a CDS encoding response regulator produces the protein MKSYKKINADSLDIPVAMPRGSSLARRKVSILFIENDEQEIAKVKKTISKEKDRFNLISVANTTEALSSLESNLPNIILLDINIPNLNGIEFLTSLKKHEIFKSIPIVILTSISTNIKSCYKLGIAGYLLKPLKEEDYEIKINSLLEYWSLNEFIIS
- a CDS encoding GAF domain-containing sensor histidine kinase; this encodes MSAPNKIEILERALERQKKARKEAEQILEEKSLALYKTSQELQKVNEKLENLLDEKTVQLRGIFKNINDAYIVMDIDGSVLKMNDNAIELFGYNHQNEMINIINLVYREDLAYAMNSFSELIEKGYFSNYTARVVAKNKEIKWVNINASVVYDKKNKPIAAQGIVRDITIQREKRLILDMINNILKAILGKENLFEIAWQISSNIAEYLGTNDCVIYLVKDKTKYLEQIAAYKKRISQENQVLNKVLIPFGKGIVGSVAQTGISEIISDTSKDDRYILDGETRLSEIAVPIINDGKVIGVIDAEHRNDNYFVKEQLHTIESIANLVSLKLQSAINLRERKKVENRNTQLLKKLAKSNEELEEYAYIVSHDLKSPLRSISALNSWIQADNEGKFDEFSLQNFRDIDATLQTMEDLISNILKYSSINTKDEINEDVDLHKLVEDLKTVLFVPKHISIHILNKLPVFKGDKTKFQQLFQNLISNAVKFIDKEKGFVNINVTEDASYYTFSIEDNGIGIDKKHFDKVFKIFQSLNISKDSSGIGLSIVKKIVDIYNGEIWLTSEINKGTTFYFTLRK